From Xiphophorus couchianus chromosome 23, X_couchianus-1.0, whole genome shotgun sequence, one genomic window encodes:
- the ap1ar gene encoding AP-1 complex-associated regulatory protein isoform X2, giving the protein MGNCWTYCVGLFRREANRIQRGGGSKYFRSSTTGEHYTIEFENLVESDEAESPKPCPRPISEDELSHLREHRYAAISDTQLLIDQKLRVELYAQRTRGKAGGSGGETQQRKQTSGEDFDVYLQNVKAQSDAFRSNRHPSEANTVTPNTEYSWDFTTKTRSTNDDGTSLDLEWEDEEGINRALPAWERSRTEEDILRAALRPGSKQVTSGPTSASEDSNALEWENDFMSTHPEDGGGAEFEGFVNPVLDTPSEDASDSGLRAENQDR; this is encoded by the exons GGATCCAGAGAGGAGGCGG GTCAAAGTACTTCCGAAGTTCTACTACCGGAGAGCATTACACAATAGAG TTTGAAAATCTGGTAGAAAGTGACGAG GCTGAGAGCCCAAAGCCCTGTCCGAG GCCCATCAGTGAAGATGAGCTCAGTCACCTCAGAGAGCACCGCTACGCTGCTATCTCCGACACACAACTCCTCATCGACCAAAAGCTGCGAGTTGAG CTGTACGCTCAGAGGACGCGGGGGAAAGCAGGCGGCTCGGGTGGCGAAACGCAGCAGAGAAA acaaaccTCTGGGGAGGATTTTGACGTCTACCTCCAGAACGTGAAAGCCCAGTCGGATGCTTTCAGGAGCAACA GACATCCCTCTGAAGCGAACACAGTGACGCCCAACACGGAGTACAGCTGGGATTTCACCACTAAGACCCGCTCCACCAACGACGACGGGACATCGCTCGATTTAGAGTGGGAGGATGAGGAAG GAATCAACCGAGCCCTGCCGGCCTGGGAGCGGTCTCGGACCGAGGAGGACATCTTGCGGGCGGCCCTGCGGCCCGGCAGCAAACAGGTGACCAGTGGGCCCACCTCGGCCTCCGAGGACTCGAACGCTCTGGAGTGGGAGAACGATTTTATGAGTACTCACCCCGAGGACGGTGGCGGCGCCGAATTCGAAGGGTTCGTCAACCCCGTCCTGGACACCCCCTCAGAGGACGCCTCGGACTCTGGCCTCAGGGCGGAGAACCAGGACAGATAG
- the ap1ar gene encoding AP-1 complex-associated regulatory protein isoform X1 produces MGNCWTYCVGLFRREANRIQRGGGSKYFRSSTTGEHYTIEFENLVESDEAESPKPCPRPISEDELSHLREHRYAAISDTQLLIDQKLRVELEAQEEKLRLEEEARNAAQREAARVARERKMKELYAQRTRGKAGGSGGETQQRKQTSGEDFDVYLQNVKAQSDAFRSNRHPSEANTVTPNTEYSWDFTTKTRSTNDDGTSLDLEWEDEEGINRALPAWERSRTEEDILRAALRPGSKQVTSGPTSASEDSNALEWENDFMSTHPEDGGGAEFEGFVNPVLDTPSEDASDSGLRAENQDR; encoded by the exons GGATCCAGAGAGGAGGCGG GTCAAAGTACTTCCGAAGTTCTACTACCGGAGAGCATTACACAATAGAG TTTGAAAATCTGGTAGAAAGTGACGAG GCTGAGAGCCCAAAGCCCTGTCCGAG GCCCATCAGTGAAGATGAGCTCAGTCACCTCAGAGAGCACCGCTACGCTGCTATCTCCGACACACAACTCCTCATCGACCAAAAGCTGCGAGTTGAG TTAGAGGCACAGGAGGAGAAGTTAAGGCTAGAAGAGGAGGCTAGAAATGCCGCCCAGCGCGAGGCCGCCAGGGTGGCTCGTGAACGAAAAATGAAGGAG CTGTACGCTCAGAGGACGCGGGGGAAAGCAGGCGGCTCGGGTGGCGAAACGCAGCAGAGAAA acaaaccTCTGGGGAGGATTTTGACGTCTACCTCCAGAACGTGAAAGCCCAGTCGGATGCTTTCAGGAGCAACA GACATCCCTCTGAAGCGAACACAGTGACGCCCAACACGGAGTACAGCTGGGATTTCACCACTAAGACCCGCTCCACCAACGACGACGGGACATCGCTCGATTTAGAGTGGGAGGATGAGGAAG GAATCAACCGAGCCCTGCCGGCCTGGGAGCGGTCTCGGACCGAGGAGGACATCTTGCGGGCGGCCCTGCGGCCCGGCAGCAAACAGGTGACCAGTGGGCCCACCTCGGCCTCCGAGGACTCGAACGCTCTGGAGTGGGAGAACGATTTTATGAGTACTCACCCCGAGGACGGTGGCGGCGCCGAATTCGAAGGGTTCGTCAACCCCGTCCTGGACACCCCCTCAGAGGACGCCTCGGACTCTGGCCTCAGGGCGGAGAACCAGGACAGATAG